In the Gossypium arboreum isolate Shixiya-1 chromosome 10, ASM2569848v2, whole genome shotgun sequence genome, one interval contains:
- the LOC108456671 gene encoding probable polyamine transporter At1g31830 → MGQYDSAEYVTIGEVPTPPADNFKKVSVLPLIFLIFYEVSGGPFGVEDSVQAAGPFLALLGFLVFPFIWSIPEALITAEMGTMFPENGGYVVWVASALGPYWGFQQGWMKWLSGVIDNALYPVLFLDYLKSAIPALGGGWPRIFAVLALTLVLTYMNYRGLTIVGWVAVLLGVFSILPFVVMGFVSIPKLKPSRWLVVNMHHVDWNLYLNTLFWNLNYWDSISTLAGEVENPKKTLPKALFYALILVVVGYFFPLLVGTGALPLDRELWTDGYFSDIAKLLGGVWLRWWIQAAAAMSNMGMFVAEMSSDSFQLLGMAERGMLPEFFSKRSRYGTPLIGILFSASGVLLLSWLSFQEIVAAENFLYCFGMILEFIAFIRLRMKYPAASRPYKIPVGTVGSILMCIPPTILICVVLAISSLKVAVISLVAVVIGLVMQPGLKYVEKRRWLKFSTSANLPDLHNDSPLR, encoded by the coding sequence ATGGGGCAGTATGACAGTGCTGAATATGTTACTATTGGTGAAGTGCCAACTCCCCCGGCAGATAACTTCAAGAAAGTCTCAGTTTTACCACTTATTTTCCTGATCTTCTATGAGGTTTCTGGAGGTCCATTCGGGGTGGAGGACAGTGTCCAAGCTGCCGGACCATTTCTCGCTCTTCTCGGTTTTTTGGTGTTTCCATTCATCTGGAGCATTCCGGAAGCATTAATAACTGCTGAGATGGGCACTATGTTCCCTGAAAATGGTGGTTATGTTGTTTGGGTTGCATCTGCATTAGGTCCCTATTGGGGGTTTCAGCAAGGCTGGATGAAATGGCTGAGTGGGGTCATTGATAATGCTTTATATCCTGTTTTGTTTCTTGACTATTTAAAGTCTGCAATCCCTGCATTAGGAGGTGGCTGGCCAAGAATCTTTGCCGTGCTAGCTTTAACGTTAGTGCTCACATACATGAACTATAGGGGTTTAACAATTGTAGGATGGGTTGCTGTTCTTCTCGGGGTTTTCTCGATCCTTCCTTTTGTGGTCATGGGGTTTGTGTCGATTCCAAAATTAAAGCCTTCAAGATGGCTTGTGGTAAACATGCATCATGTGGATTGGAATTTATATTTGAACACGCTCTTTTGGAATCTAAACTATTGGGACTCTATAAGTACTCTTGCTGGAGAGGTAGAGAACCCAAAAAAAACTCTCCCAAAAGCATTGTTTTACGCTTTGATCTTAGTGGTGGTTGGGTATTTCTTTCCGCTTTTAGTTGGCACGGGGGCTCTTCCCCTTGATCGTGAGCTGTGGACTGATGGTTATTTCTCGGACATAGCTAAATTGCTGGGTGGAGTTTGGTTGAGATGGTGGATCCAAGCAGCTGCAGCGATGTCAAATATGGGGATGTTTGTGGCTGAGATGAGTAGTGACTCTTTCCAACTTTTGGGAATGGCTGAGCGTGGGATGCTGCCTGAGTTCTTTAGCAAGAGGTCTCGCTATGGAACTCCTCTAATCGGGATCTTATTTTCGGCTTCAGGCGTTTTATTGTTGTCATGGTTGAGCTTTCAAGAGATTGTAGCTGCAGAGAACTTCTTGTATTGTTTCGGGATGATTTTGGAGTTCATAGCATTCATACGTCTAAGGATGAAATATCCAGCTGCATCACGACCTTACAAAATACCCGTTGGAACAGTTGGGTCGATTCTCATGTGCATTCCTCCAACCATATTGATTTGTGTTGTCTTAGCTATTTCTTCACTCAAAGTTGCAGTGATTAGCCTTGTCGCGGTTGTAATTGGCCTTGTAATGCAGCCTGGTCTCAAGTACGTTGAGAAAAGAAGATGGCTCAAGTTCTCTACTAGCGCAAACCTTCCCGACCTACACAACGATTCCCCATTAAGATGA